Proteins encoded by one window of Esox lucius isolate fEsoLuc1 chromosome 4, fEsoLuc1.pri, whole genome shotgun sequence:
- the egf gene encoding pro-epidermal growth factor isoform X3, translating into MLVEAFAAVLVYFAVKNVEVSADSAKACWRGNQSGWGNRTCLAPEPYVIYGHGQAIYRMDLDGRNQRRIVAGVGNSILLDFHYIEKRVYWVNTKTGVIYKTAMNGTKTQKLYSSEKGISGLAVDWVHNFVIWTCGEKGTIKRVDTNGKNERTLLRRLSHPISIAVAPNDRFIFWLSDGITPSIQRSDLTGKMITTVLKIPERLGALAVDRTDKRLFWVQFSPGGESAFGSCDYNGNVIHVIAQPLHRTSVGISVFLEHIYYNDERTRTIRQVNKYSGGDAKSVNPKRMAHPPMHIKVVHPLNQPAKDSTPVFPACDGRTGACVNVCSNPADQGGCQCTEGFALSKQGNYCEDVNECGLWDHGCSLGCENIPGSYFCTCPKGYALLPDRKTCRETTPCPANVTRCDHGCLAADEGTICVCPEGSVIQPDGQSCTGCSSSDRGGCSHLCVPITPGRWECDCLPGYELHRDGKRCRAIGPPPYLLYANIVGIRHVNLDGTGDHSVMEEPRGALKALDYDPVQNKMYFASTVVKQIERAGLDGGSREILIPEGLDSPEGLAVDWVNRKLYWTDRGLSSIERSTLDGFGRLSVVSRGIQKPRGVAVHPSAKKLFWTDMGSSPVVESASLEGGDRAIIASAGLVSPSGLTIDFTEDKLYWCDSGTGALDTSSLDGSNRRTLTENQVGRPFDLVVFEDRLWITDWEGQMLLSIDKRTGLNPERLHGNGVQPASVVVVHPLAKPGANVCTYQNGGCAQVCESRLGLAHCSCHSQFTLSADNKGCLPTNATVPDSEDGESAEPVSLKNQTLNDEGVPGPLPGLSSAGEVTDEHTVERSEPTLFTEKMVSDQDDCFSLHCDVNAQCVLDGGSPTCRCLVGFTGDGQLCLDVDECVSEMALCGGQSLECVNTAGGYYCQCRSGFSLEGQHCTDIDECMLGTHQCDQRAECVNTMGTYRCACPAGHITAGHTCQEPATTFAWASTRSPVDVTSHWVNPSGVESCPSSHDAYCFYEGVCFYLPEMESYACKCIAGYMGERCQFSDLEWWELQQTEHHKRRNVAVAVSMLVLITLLSIAACITYCYGSRKFFQNHSSVDDMSETSSSDVTMSETTVPSTPSFYVVLEHDGKVLHVMNCPTKAVCPSCSSETD; encoded by the exons ATGTTGGTTGAGGCGTTTGCGGCAGTGCTGGTCTATTTTGCCGTGAAAAATGTTGAAGTATCAGCGGACTCTGCGAAGGCATGCTGGCGAGGTAACCAGTCTGGTTGGGGCAACAGGACCTGTCTGG CCCCAGAGCCATATGTGATTTATGGCCATGGTCAGGCCATATACCGGATGGACCTGGATGGACGGAACCAAAGAAGGATTGTGGCTGGTGTTGGAAACTCAATTCTACTGGACTTCCACTACATAGAGAAGAGAGTCTACTGGGTCAATACAAAGACAGGGGTCATCTACAAAACAGCAATGAATGGAACAAAGACACAG AAGCTATATTCGTCTGAGAAAGGCATCTCGGGCCTTGCGGTCGACTGGGTTCACAACTTTGTCATCTGGACCTGTGGAGAGAAGGGAACTATCAAAAGAGTTGATACAAATGGGAAAAACGAGAGGACTCTTTTAAGACGTTTATCTCATCCAATCTCCATAGCTGTTGCCCCAAATGACAG GTTCATATTCTGGTTATCTGATGGCATCACACCCAGCATCCAGAGGTCCGATTTAACAGGAAAGATGATCACAACAGTGCTAAAGATCCCGGAGAGACTGGGAGCGCTGGCCGTCGACCGGACAGACAAACGGCTGTTCTGGGTCCAGTTCAGTCCTGGGGGAGAAAGTGCCTTTGGATCGTGCGACTACAATGGGAATGTTATTCATGTCATTGCTCAGCCGCTACA CAGGACGTCTGTGGGAATTTCCGTGTTCCTGGAGCACATCTACTACAATGATGAGAGGACACGCACTATACGACAAGTCAATAAATACTCAGGGGGGGATGCAAAAAGTGTCAACCCAAAACGAATGGCACACCCCCCTATGCATATCAAGGTGGTTCACCCTCTAAACCAACCAGCTAAAGACTCCACCCCTGTCTTTCCAG CGTGTGATGGTCGCACAGGggcatgtgtgaatgtgtgctcCAACCCAGCTGATCAAGGGGGCTGTCAATGCACCGAAGGCTTTGCCCTTAGCAAACAAGGGAACTACTGTGAAG ATGTCAATGAGTGCGGACTGTGGGACCATGGCTGTTCTCTGGGCTGTGAGAACATTCCAGGCTCCTACTTCTGCACCTGCCCCAAGGGCTACGCCTTGCTCCCAGACAGAAAGACCTGCCGAG AGACGACCCCATGCCCAGCCAACGTGACCCGGTGTGATCACGGATGTCTAGCCGCCGACGAGGGgaccatctgtgtgtgtccggAGGGCTCCGTAATACAGCCGGATGGACAGTCCTGCACAG GCTGTTCGTCCTCAGACCGAGGAGGATGCAGCCACCTGTGTGTCCCGATCACCCCCGGCCGATGGGAGTGTGACTGCCTTCCCGGCTACGAGCTCCACCGAGACGGCAAACGCTGCAGAGCCATCG GACCCCCACCTTATCTGCTGTATGCCAACATTGTGGGCATCAGACATGTGAACCTGGATGGGACTGGCGACCACAGTGTTATGGAGGAGCCCAGAGGAGCACTGAAAGCTCTAGACTATGATCCAGTACAAAACAAA ATGTATTTTGCCAGTACAGTAGTAAAGCAGATTGAGCGGGCTGGTTTGGATGGCGGGTCCAGGGAGATTCTGATCCCTGAGGGGTTGGACTCACCAGAGGGTCTGGCTGTGGACTGGGTCAACCGAAAGCTTTACTGGACCGACCGAGG CCTTTCAAGTATTGAACGTAGCACCTTGGATGGCTTTGGCAGActgagcgttgttagcagaggGATACAGAAACCACGAGGAGTCGCGGTTCATCCTTCAGCCAA GAAGTTGTTCTGGACCGACATGGGCTCCAGCCCtgtggtggagagtgcttcttTGGAGGGGGGGGATCGTGCGATCATTGCCAGCGCCGGCTTGGTGTCCCCCAGCGGTCTGACCATTGACTTCACTGAGGACAAGCTGTACTGGTGTGACAGCGGCACGGGGGCGCTGGACACGTCATCACTGGACGGCTCCAACCGACGAACCCTGACCGAGAACCAAGTAG GTCGACCTTTTGACCTGGTAGTATTTGAGGACAGGTTGTGGATCACAGACTGGGAGGGGCAGATGCTCCTGAGCATCGACAAGCGGACTGGGCTCAACCCAGAGCGTCTCCATGGGAACGGGGTCCAACCAGCATCTGTAGTGGTTGTCCATCCCCTCGCCAAGCCAG GTGCAAATGTTTGTACCTACCAAAACGGGGGCTGTGCTCAGGTGTGCGAGAGCAGGCTAGGATTGGCCCACTGCTCCTGTCACTCACAATTCACCCTATCAGCTGACAACAAAGGCTGCTTGCCGACCAACGCAACAG TCCCAGATTCGGAAGACGGGGAGTCGGCAGAACCTGTCTCCCTGAAAAACCAAACGCTGAATGACGAGGGTGTGCCAGGCCCGTTGCCAGGTCTCTCCTCTGCCGGGGAGGTGACAGATGAGCACACTGTCGAAAGGAGCGAACCCACGTTGTTTACTGAGAAGATGGTATCAG ACCAGGATGACTGCTTCTCCCTTCACTGTGACGTGAATGCACAGTGTGTCCTGGACGGAGGGAGCCCCACCTGCCGTTGTCTAGTGGGCTTCACCGGGGACGGACAGCTGTGCCTGG ACGTTGATGAGTGCGTGTCGGAGATGGCCTTGTGCGGCGGCCAGAGCTTGGAGTGTGTGAACACAGCTGGTGGCTATTACTGCCAGTGTCGCTCCGGCTTCAGTTTAGAAGGACAGCACTGCACtg ATATTGACGAGTGTATGCTGGGGACGCATCAGTGTGACCAGAGGGCGGAGTGCGTCAACACCATGGGGACGTACCGGTGTGCGTGTCCAGCTGGTCACATCACGGCCGGACACACCTGCCAAG AGCCCGCGACAACGTTTGCGTGGGCGAGCACTCGCAGCCCCGTGGACGTCACGAGCCACTGGGTGAACCCCAGCGGGGTGGAGAGCTGCCCCTCGTCTCACGACGCGTACTGCTTTTACGAGGGGGTCTGTTTCTACCTGCCTGAGATGGAGTCCTACGCGTGCAA ATGTATCGCAGGCTATATGGGCGAGCGTTGCCAGTTCAGCGATCTGGAGTGGTGGGAACTCCAGCAGACTGAACATCACAAGAGGAGAAACGTGGCTGTCGCCGTCTCCATGTTGGTTCTCATTACCTTGCTCTCCATCGCCGCCTGCATCACCTACTGCTATGG ATCCAGGAAGTTCTTCCAGAACCATTCATCTGTGGACGACATGAGTGAGACAAGCTCCAGTGACGTCACCATGTCGGAGACCACAGTCCCCAGCACGCCAAGT TTCTATGTTGTTCTGGAACACGATGGAAAAGTCCTTCATGTCATGAACTGTCCAACAAAGGCGGTTTGTCCTTCTTGCTCTTCTGAAACAG ACTAG
- the egf gene encoding pro-epidermal growth factor isoform X2 — protein MLVEAFAAVLVYFAVKNVEVSADSAKACWRGNQSGWGNRTCLAPEPYVIYGHGQAIYRMDLDGRNQRRIVAGVGNSILLDFHYIEKRVYWVNTKTGVIYKTAMNGTKTQKLYSSEKGISGLAVDWVHNFVIWTCGEKGTIKRVDTNGKNERTLLRRLSHPISIAVAPNDRFIFWLSDGITPSIQRSDLTGKMITTVLKIPERLGALAVDRTDKRLFWVQFSPGGESAFGSCDYNGNVIHVIAQPLQTSVGISVFLEHIYYNDERTRTIRQVNKYSGGDAKSVNPKRMAHPPMHIKVVHPLNQPAKDSTPVFPACDGRTGACVNVCSNPADQGGCQCTEGFALSKQGNYCEDVNECGLWDHGCSLGCENIPGSYFCTCPKGYALLPDRKTCRETTPCPANVTRCDHGCLAADEGTICVCPEGSVIQPDGQSCTGCSSSDRGGCSHLCVPITPGRWECDCLPGYELHRDGKRCRAIGPPPYLLYANIVGIRHVNLDGTGDHSVMEEPRGALKALDYDPVQNKMYFASTVVKQIERAGLDGGSREILIPEGLDSPEGLAVDWVNRKLYWTDRGLSSIERSTLDGFGRLSVVSRGIQKPRGVAVHPSAKKLFWTDMGSSPVVESASLEGGDRAIIASAGLVSPSGLTIDFTEDKLYWCDSGTGALDTSSLDGSNRRTLTENQVGRPFDLVVFEDRLWITDWEGQMLLSIDKRTGLNPERLHGNGVQPASVVVVHPLAKPGANVCTYQNGGCAQVCESRLGLAHCSCHSQFTLSADNKGCLPTNATVPDSEDGESAEPVSLKNQTLNDEGVPGPLPGLSSAGEVTDEHTVERSEPTLFTEKMVSDQDDCFSLHCDVNAQCVLDGGSPTCRCLVGFTGDGQLCLDVDECVSEMALCGGQSLECVNTAGGYYCQCRSGFSLEGQHCTDIDECMLGTHQCDQRAECVNTMGTYRCACPAGHITAGHTCQEPATTFAWASTRSPVDVTSHWVNPSGVESCPSSHDAYCFYEGVCFYLPEMESYACKCIAGYMGERCQFSDLEWWELQQTEHHKRRNVAVAVSMLVLITLLSIAACITYCYGSRKFFQNHSSVDDMSETSSSDVTMSETTVPSTPSFYVVLEHDGKVLHVMNCPTKAVCPSCSSETDESFLSEHVGTPPRLNQGYDCSTLLDTNETDTNHLKSMDNLIFLEDPQPASTTPQLI, from the exons ATGTTGGTTGAGGCGTTTGCGGCAGTGCTGGTCTATTTTGCCGTGAAAAATGTTGAAGTATCAGCGGACTCTGCGAAGGCATGCTGGCGAGGTAACCAGTCTGGTTGGGGCAACAGGACCTGTCTGG CCCCAGAGCCATATGTGATTTATGGCCATGGTCAGGCCATATACCGGATGGACCTGGATGGACGGAACCAAAGAAGGATTGTGGCTGGTGTTGGAAACTCAATTCTACTGGACTTCCACTACATAGAGAAGAGAGTCTACTGGGTCAATACAAAGACAGGGGTCATCTACAAAACAGCAATGAATGGAACAAAGACACAG AAGCTATATTCGTCTGAGAAAGGCATCTCGGGCCTTGCGGTCGACTGGGTTCACAACTTTGTCATCTGGACCTGTGGAGAGAAGGGAACTATCAAAAGAGTTGATACAAATGGGAAAAACGAGAGGACTCTTTTAAGACGTTTATCTCATCCAATCTCCATAGCTGTTGCCCCAAATGACAG GTTCATATTCTGGTTATCTGATGGCATCACACCCAGCATCCAGAGGTCCGATTTAACAGGAAAGATGATCACAACAGTGCTAAAGATCCCGGAGAGACTGGGAGCGCTGGCCGTCGACCGGACAGACAAACGGCTGTTCTGGGTCCAGTTCAGTCCTGGGGGAGAAAGTGCCTTTGGATCGTGCGACTACAATGGGAATGTTATTCATGTCATTGCTCAGCCGCTACA GACGTCTGTGGGAATTTCCGTGTTCCTGGAGCACATCTACTACAATGATGAGAGGACACGCACTATACGACAAGTCAATAAATACTCAGGGGGGGATGCAAAAAGTGTCAACCCAAAACGAATGGCACACCCCCCTATGCATATCAAGGTGGTTCACCCTCTAAACCAACCAGCTAAAGACTCCACCCCTGTCTTTCCAG CGTGTGATGGTCGCACAGGggcatgtgtgaatgtgtgctcCAACCCAGCTGATCAAGGGGGCTGTCAATGCACCGAAGGCTTTGCCCTTAGCAAACAAGGGAACTACTGTGAAG ATGTCAATGAGTGCGGACTGTGGGACCATGGCTGTTCTCTGGGCTGTGAGAACATTCCAGGCTCCTACTTCTGCACCTGCCCCAAGGGCTACGCCTTGCTCCCAGACAGAAAGACCTGCCGAG AGACGACCCCATGCCCAGCCAACGTGACCCGGTGTGATCACGGATGTCTAGCCGCCGACGAGGGgaccatctgtgtgtgtccggAGGGCTCCGTAATACAGCCGGATGGACAGTCCTGCACAG GCTGTTCGTCCTCAGACCGAGGAGGATGCAGCCACCTGTGTGTCCCGATCACCCCCGGCCGATGGGAGTGTGACTGCCTTCCCGGCTACGAGCTCCACCGAGACGGCAAACGCTGCAGAGCCATCG GACCCCCACCTTATCTGCTGTATGCCAACATTGTGGGCATCAGACATGTGAACCTGGATGGGACTGGCGACCACAGTGTTATGGAGGAGCCCAGAGGAGCACTGAAAGCTCTAGACTATGATCCAGTACAAAACAAA ATGTATTTTGCCAGTACAGTAGTAAAGCAGATTGAGCGGGCTGGTTTGGATGGCGGGTCCAGGGAGATTCTGATCCCTGAGGGGTTGGACTCACCAGAGGGTCTGGCTGTGGACTGGGTCAACCGAAAGCTTTACTGGACCGACCGAGG CCTTTCAAGTATTGAACGTAGCACCTTGGATGGCTTTGGCAGActgagcgttgttagcagaggGATACAGAAACCACGAGGAGTCGCGGTTCATCCTTCAGCCAA GAAGTTGTTCTGGACCGACATGGGCTCCAGCCCtgtggtggagagtgcttcttTGGAGGGGGGGGATCGTGCGATCATTGCCAGCGCCGGCTTGGTGTCCCCCAGCGGTCTGACCATTGACTTCACTGAGGACAAGCTGTACTGGTGTGACAGCGGCACGGGGGCGCTGGACACGTCATCACTGGACGGCTCCAACCGACGAACCCTGACCGAGAACCAAGTAG GTCGACCTTTTGACCTGGTAGTATTTGAGGACAGGTTGTGGATCACAGACTGGGAGGGGCAGATGCTCCTGAGCATCGACAAGCGGACTGGGCTCAACCCAGAGCGTCTCCATGGGAACGGGGTCCAACCAGCATCTGTAGTGGTTGTCCATCCCCTCGCCAAGCCAG GTGCAAATGTTTGTACCTACCAAAACGGGGGCTGTGCTCAGGTGTGCGAGAGCAGGCTAGGATTGGCCCACTGCTCCTGTCACTCACAATTCACCCTATCAGCTGACAACAAAGGCTGCTTGCCGACCAACGCAACAG TCCCAGATTCGGAAGACGGGGAGTCGGCAGAACCTGTCTCCCTGAAAAACCAAACGCTGAATGACGAGGGTGTGCCAGGCCCGTTGCCAGGTCTCTCCTCTGCCGGGGAGGTGACAGATGAGCACACTGTCGAAAGGAGCGAACCCACGTTGTTTACTGAGAAGATGGTATCAG ACCAGGATGACTGCTTCTCCCTTCACTGTGACGTGAATGCACAGTGTGTCCTGGACGGAGGGAGCCCCACCTGCCGTTGTCTAGTGGGCTTCACCGGGGACGGACAGCTGTGCCTGG ACGTTGATGAGTGCGTGTCGGAGATGGCCTTGTGCGGCGGCCAGAGCTTGGAGTGTGTGAACACAGCTGGTGGCTATTACTGCCAGTGTCGCTCCGGCTTCAGTTTAGAAGGACAGCACTGCACtg ATATTGACGAGTGTATGCTGGGGACGCATCAGTGTGACCAGAGGGCGGAGTGCGTCAACACCATGGGGACGTACCGGTGTGCGTGTCCAGCTGGTCACATCACGGCCGGACACACCTGCCAAG AGCCCGCGACAACGTTTGCGTGGGCGAGCACTCGCAGCCCCGTGGACGTCACGAGCCACTGGGTGAACCCCAGCGGGGTGGAGAGCTGCCCCTCGTCTCACGACGCGTACTGCTTTTACGAGGGGGTCTGTTTCTACCTGCCTGAGATGGAGTCCTACGCGTGCAA ATGTATCGCAGGCTATATGGGCGAGCGTTGCCAGTTCAGCGATCTGGAGTGGTGGGAACTCCAGCAGACTGAACATCACAAGAGGAGAAACGTGGCTGTCGCCGTCTCCATGTTGGTTCTCATTACCTTGCTCTCCATCGCCGCCTGCATCACCTACTGCTATGG ATCCAGGAAGTTCTTCCAGAACCATTCATCTGTGGACGACATGAGTGAGACAAGCTCCAGTGACGTCACCATGTCGGAGACCACAGTCCCCAGCACGCCAAGT TTCTATGTTGTTCTGGAACACGATGGAAAAGTCCTTCATGTCATGAACTGTCCAACAAAGGCGGTTTGTCCTTCTTGCTCTTCTGAAACAG ATGAAAGTTTCCTGTCAGAGCATGTGGGGACTCCTCCCCGACTCAACCAAGGATATGATTGCTCCACCCTATTGGATACCAAcgaaacagacaccaatcaccTCAAGTCCATGGACAACCTCATCTTCCTGGAAGACCCACAGCCTGCCTCCACCACTCCTCAGCTCATCTGA
- the egf gene encoding pro-epidermal growth factor isoform X1, with protein sequence MLVEAFAAVLVYFAVKNVEVSADSAKACWRGNQSGWGNRTCLAPEPYVIYGHGQAIYRMDLDGRNQRRIVAGVGNSILLDFHYIEKRVYWVNTKTGVIYKTAMNGTKTQKLYSSEKGISGLAVDWVHNFVIWTCGEKGTIKRVDTNGKNERTLLRRLSHPISIAVAPNDRFIFWLSDGITPSIQRSDLTGKMITTVLKIPERLGALAVDRTDKRLFWVQFSPGGESAFGSCDYNGNVIHVIAQPLHRTSVGISVFLEHIYYNDERTRTIRQVNKYSGGDAKSVNPKRMAHPPMHIKVVHPLNQPAKDSTPVFPACDGRTGACVNVCSNPADQGGCQCTEGFALSKQGNYCEDVNECGLWDHGCSLGCENIPGSYFCTCPKGYALLPDRKTCRETTPCPANVTRCDHGCLAADEGTICVCPEGSVIQPDGQSCTGCSSSDRGGCSHLCVPITPGRWECDCLPGYELHRDGKRCRAIGPPPYLLYANIVGIRHVNLDGTGDHSVMEEPRGALKALDYDPVQNKMYFASTVVKQIERAGLDGGSREILIPEGLDSPEGLAVDWVNRKLYWTDRGLSSIERSTLDGFGRLSVVSRGIQKPRGVAVHPSAKKLFWTDMGSSPVVESASLEGGDRAIIASAGLVSPSGLTIDFTEDKLYWCDSGTGALDTSSLDGSNRRTLTENQVGRPFDLVVFEDRLWITDWEGQMLLSIDKRTGLNPERLHGNGVQPASVVVVHPLAKPGANVCTYQNGGCAQVCESRLGLAHCSCHSQFTLSADNKGCLPTNATVPDSEDGESAEPVSLKNQTLNDEGVPGPLPGLSSAGEVTDEHTVERSEPTLFTEKMVSDQDDCFSLHCDVNAQCVLDGGSPTCRCLVGFTGDGQLCLDVDECVSEMALCGGQSLECVNTAGGYYCQCRSGFSLEGQHCTDIDECMLGTHQCDQRAECVNTMGTYRCACPAGHITAGHTCQEPATTFAWASTRSPVDVTSHWVNPSGVESCPSSHDAYCFYEGVCFYLPEMESYACKCIAGYMGERCQFSDLEWWELQQTEHHKRRNVAVAVSMLVLITLLSIAACITYCYGSRKFFQNHSSVDDMSETSSSDVTMSETTVPSTPSFYVVLEHDGKVLHVMNCPTKAVCPSCSSETDESFLSEHVGTPPRLNQGYDCSTLLDTNETDTNHLKSMDNLIFLEDPQPASTTPQLI encoded by the exons ATGTTGGTTGAGGCGTTTGCGGCAGTGCTGGTCTATTTTGCCGTGAAAAATGTTGAAGTATCAGCGGACTCTGCGAAGGCATGCTGGCGAGGTAACCAGTCTGGTTGGGGCAACAGGACCTGTCTGG CCCCAGAGCCATATGTGATTTATGGCCATGGTCAGGCCATATACCGGATGGACCTGGATGGACGGAACCAAAGAAGGATTGTGGCTGGTGTTGGAAACTCAATTCTACTGGACTTCCACTACATAGAGAAGAGAGTCTACTGGGTCAATACAAAGACAGGGGTCATCTACAAAACAGCAATGAATGGAACAAAGACACAG AAGCTATATTCGTCTGAGAAAGGCATCTCGGGCCTTGCGGTCGACTGGGTTCACAACTTTGTCATCTGGACCTGTGGAGAGAAGGGAACTATCAAAAGAGTTGATACAAATGGGAAAAACGAGAGGACTCTTTTAAGACGTTTATCTCATCCAATCTCCATAGCTGTTGCCCCAAATGACAG GTTCATATTCTGGTTATCTGATGGCATCACACCCAGCATCCAGAGGTCCGATTTAACAGGAAAGATGATCACAACAGTGCTAAAGATCCCGGAGAGACTGGGAGCGCTGGCCGTCGACCGGACAGACAAACGGCTGTTCTGGGTCCAGTTCAGTCCTGGGGGAGAAAGTGCCTTTGGATCGTGCGACTACAATGGGAATGTTATTCATGTCATTGCTCAGCCGCTACA CAGGACGTCTGTGGGAATTTCCGTGTTCCTGGAGCACATCTACTACAATGATGAGAGGACACGCACTATACGACAAGTCAATAAATACTCAGGGGGGGATGCAAAAAGTGTCAACCCAAAACGAATGGCACACCCCCCTATGCATATCAAGGTGGTTCACCCTCTAAACCAACCAGCTAAAGACTCCACCCCTGTCTTTCCAG CGTGTGATGGTCGCACAGGggcatgtgtgaatgtgtgctcCAACCCAGCTGATCAAGGGGGCTGTCAATGCACCGAAGGCTTTGCCCTTAGCAAACAAGGGAACTACTGTGAAG ATGTCAATGAGTGCGGACTGTGGGACCATGGCTGTTCTCTGGGCTGTGAGAACATTCCAGGCTCCTACTTCTGCACCTGCCCCAAGGGCTACGCCTTGCTCCCAGACAGAAAGACCTGCCGAG AGACGACCCCATGCCCAGCCAACGTGACCCGGTGTGATCACGGATGTCTAGCCGCCGACGAGGGgaccatctgtgtgtgtccggAGGGCTCCGTAATACAGCCGGATGGACAGTCCTGCACAG GCTGTTCGTCCTCAGACCGAGGAGGATGCAGCCACCTGTGTGTCCCGATCACCCCCGGCCGATGGGAGTGTGACTGCCTTCCCGGCTACGAGCTCCACCGAGACGGCAAACGCTGCAGAGCCATCG GACCCCCACCTTATCTGCTGTATGCCAACATTGTGGGCATCAGACATGTGAACCTGGATGGGACTGGCGACCACAGTGTTATGGAGGAGCCCAGAGGAGCACTGAAAGCTCTAGACTATGATCCAGTACAAAACAAA ATGTATTTTGCCAGTACAGTAGTAAAGCAGATTGAGCGGGCTGGTTTGGATGGCGGGTCCAGGGAGATTCTGATCCCTGAGGGGTTGGACTCACCAGAGGGTCTGGCTGTGGACTGGGTCAACCGAAAGCTTTACTGGACCGACCGAGG CCTTTCAAGTATTGAACGTAGCACCTTGGATGGCTTTGGCAGActgagcgttgttagcagaggGATACAGAAACCACGAGGAGTCGCGGTTCATCCTTCAGCCAA GAAGTTGTTCTGGACCGACATGGGCTCCAGCCCtgtggtggagagtgcttcttTGGAGGGGGGGGATCGTGCGATCATTGCCAGCGCCGGCTTGGTGTCCCCCAGCGGTCTGACCATTGACTTCACTGAGGACAAGCTGTACTGGTGTGACAGCGGCACGGGGGCGCTGGACACGTCATCACTGGACGGCTCCAACCGACGAACCCTGACCGAGAACCAAGTAG GTCGACCTTTTGACCTGGTAGTATTTGAGGACAGGTTGTGGATCACAGACTGGGAGGGGCAGATGCTCCTGAGCATCGACAAGCGGACTGGGCTCAACCCAGAGCGTCTCCATGGGAACGGGGTCCAACCAGCATCTGTAGTGGTTGTCCATCCCCTCGCCAAGCCAG GTGCAAATGTTTGTACCTACCAAAACGGGGGCTGTGCTCAGGTGTGCGAGAGCAGGCTAGGATTGGCCCACTGCTCCTGTCACTCACAATTCACCCTATCAGCTGACAACAAAGGCTGCTTGCCGACCAACGCAACAG TCCCAGATTCGGAAGACGGGGAGTCGGCAGAACCTGTCTCCCTGAAAAACCAAACGCTGAATGACGAGGGTGTGCCAGGCCCGTTGCCAGGTCTCTCCTCTGCCGGGGAGGTGACAGATGAGCACACTGTCGAAAGGAGCGAACCCACGTTGTTTACTGAGAAGATGGTATCAG ACCAGGATGACTGCTTCTCCCTTCACTGTGACGTGAATGCACAGTGTGTCCTGGACGGAGGGAGCCCCACCTGCCGTTGTCTAGTGGGCTTCACCGGGGACGGACAGCTGTGCCTGG ACGTTGATGAGTGCGTGTCGGAGATGGCCTTGTGCGGCGGCCAGAGCTTGGAGTGTGTGAACACAGCTGGTGGCTATTACTGCCAGTGTCGCTCCGGCTTCAGTTTAGAAGGACAGCACTGCACtg ATATTGACGAGTGTATGCTGGGGACGCATCAGTGTGACCAGAGGGCGGAGTGCGTCAACACCATGGGGACGTACCGGTGTGCGTGTCCAGCTGGTCACATCACGGCCGGACACACCTGCCAAG AGCCCGCGACAACGTTTGCGTGGGCGAGCACTCGCAGCCCCGTGGACGTCACGAGCCACTGGGTGAACCCCAGCGGGGTGGAGAGCTGCCCCTCGTCTCACGACGCGTACTGCTTTTACGAGGGGGTCTGTTTCTACCTGCCTGAGATGGAGTCCTACGCGTGCAA ATGTATCGCAGGCTATATGGGCGAGCGTTGCCAGTTCAGCGATCTGGAGTGGTGGGAACTCCAGCAGACTGAACATCACAAGAGGAGAAACGTGGCTGTCGCCGTCTCCATGTTGGTTCTCATTACCTTGCTCTCCATCGCCGCCTGCATCACCTACTGCTATGG ATCCAGGAAGTTCTTCCAGAACCATTCATCTGTGGACGACATGAGTGAGACAAGCTCCAGTGACGTCACCATGTCGGAGACCACAGTCCCCAGCACGCCAAGT TTCTATGTTGTTCTGGAACACGATGGAAAAGTCCTTCATGTCATGAACTGTCCAACAAAGGCGGTTTGTCCTTCTTGCTCTTCTGAAACAG ATGAAAGTTTCCTGTCAGAGCATGTGGGGACTCCTCCCCGACTCAACCAAGGATATGATTGCTCCACCCTATTGGATACCAAcgaaacagacaccaatcaccTCAAGTCCATGGACAACCTCATCTTCCTGGAAGACCCACAGCCTGCCTCCACCACTCCTCAGCTCATCTGA